A region of Saimiri boliviensis isolate mSaiBol1 chromosome 10, mSaiBol1.pri, whole genome shotgun sequence DNA encodes the following proteins:
- the PRPS1L1 gene encoding ribose-phosphate pyrophosphokinase 3, which produces MPNIKIFSGRSHLDLSQKIADRLGLELGKVVTKKFSNQETCVEIGESVRGEDVYIVQSGCGEINDSLMELLIMINACKIASASRVTAVIPCFPYARQDKKDKSRAPISAKLVANMLSIAGADHIITMDLHASQIQGFFDIPVDNLYAEPTVLKWIMENISEWKNCTIVSPDAGGAKRVTSIADQLNVDFALIHKERKKANEVDGMVLVGDVNDRAAILVDDMADTCGTICLAADKLLSAGATRVYAILTHGIFSGPAISRINTACFEAVVVTNTIPQEDNMKHCSKIRVIDISMILAEAIRRTHNGESVSYLFSHVPL; this is translated from the coding sequence ATGCCAAATATCAAAATCTTCAGTGGCCGCTCCCACCTGGACTTATCCCAGAAAATAGCCGACCGCCTAGGCCTGGAGCTAGGCAAGGTGGTGACTAAGAAATTCAGCAACCAGGAGACCTGTGTGGAAATTGGCGAAAGTGTACGTGGAGAGGATGTCTACATCGTTCAGAGTGGTTGTGGCGAAATCAACGACAGTCTAATGGAGCTTTTGATCATGATTAATGCCTGCAAGATAGCTTCAGCTAGCCGAGTTACTGCAGTCATCCCATGCTTCCCTTATGCCCGACAGGATAAGAAGGATAAGAGCCGGGCCCCAATCTCTGCCAAGCTTGTTGCAAATATGCTGTCTATAGCAGGTGCAGATCATATAATCACCATGGACCTACATGCTTCTCAAATTCAGGGCTTTTTTGATATCCCAGTAGACAACTTGTATGCAGAGCCAACTGTCCTGAAGTGGATAATGGAGAATATCTCTGAGTGGAAGAACTGCACTATTGTCTCTCCAGATGCCGGCGGAGCTAAGAGAGTAACCTCGATTGCAGACCAGTTGAACGTGGACTTTGCCTTGATTCATAAAGAACGGAAGAAGGCCAATGAAGTGGACGGCATGGTGTTAGTGGGAGATGTGAATGATCGTGCGGCTATCCTTGTAGATGACATGGCAGATACCTGTGGTACAATCTGCCTCGCAGCTGACAAACTTCTCTCAGCTGGAGCCACCAGAGTTTATGCTATTTTGACTCATGGAATCTTTTCTGGCCCAGCCATTTCTCGAATCAATACTGCATGCTTTGAAGCAGTGGTAGTTACCAATACCATACCTCAAGAGGATAACATGAAGCATTGCTCCAAAATACGAGTAATTGACATCTCTATGATCCTCGCAGAAGCCATAAGGAGAACTCATAATGGGGAATCTGTTTCCTACCTCTTCAGCCATGTTCCTTTATAA